A window of the Brassica napus cultivar Da-Ae chromosome A2, Da-Ae, whole genome shotgun sequence genome harbors these coding sequences:
- the LOC106396214 gene encoding NAC domain-containing protein 35 isoform X2 — protein MAIVPSTTSIITMMSNQVNNNNEKGIEEDAHRGGHESRLQNDDEADDHDQDMVMPGFRFHPTEEELIEFYLRRKVEGKRFNVELITFLDLYRYDPWELPAMAAIGEKEWYFYVPRDRKYRNGDRPNRVTTSGYWKATGADRMIRSETYRPIGLKKTLVFYSGKAPKGTRSSWIMNEYRLPHHETEKYQKAETSLCRVYKRPGVEDHPSLPRSTSTRLHNHNSSSSSRLAVRQQQQHLPSSSNHSDNNLNNNNLDKLSTEYSGDGSTITTTNSNSDVTIALANQNIYRPMPFDASNTPIISNQEDDETAIVDDLQRLVNYSQISGGATTAALTPQTQATLAMNTIPAGTIPNNALWEMWNPLVPDGNKDHYTNIPYR, from the exons atGGCAATTGTACCATCCACAACAAGCATCATCACCATGATGAGTAACCAAGTCAACAACAACAATGAAAAAGGTATAGAAGAAGATGCTCACAGAGGCGGCCACGAGAGTCGTCTTCaaaatgatgatgaagctgatgatcaTGATCAAGACATGGTTATGCCTGGATTCCGATTCCATCCCACCGAAGAAGAACTCATAGAGTTTTATCTTCGCCGTAAAGTTGAAGGCAAACGCTTCAATGTAGAGCTCATCACGTTCCTAGATCTTTATCGCTATGATCCTTGGGAACTTCCGG CTATGGCGGCTATAGGAGAGAAAGAGTGGTATTTCTATGTGCCAAGAGATCGGAAGTATAGAAATGGAGATAGACCAAACCGAGTAACGACTTCGGGGTATTGGAAAGCTACTGGAGCTGATCGGATGATCAGATCAGAGACTTATCGGCCGATCGGattaaagaaaaccctagttttctACTCCGGTAAAGCTCCTAAAGGCACTCGTAGCAGTTGGATTATGAATGAGTATCGCCTCCCTCACCACGAAACTGAGAAATATCAAAAG gctgAAACATCATTATGCCGAGTGTACAAAAGGCCAGGAGTGGAAGATCATCCATCCTTGCCACGTTCTACATCCACAAGACTGCATAACCAtaactcatcatcatcatcccgCTTGGCCGtgagacaacaacaacaacaccttCCTTCCTCTTCTAATCATTCCGACAACAATCTTAACAACAACAATCTCGACAAGCTCTCAACCGAATATTCCGGCGACGGTAGCACCATAACCACTACAAACAGTAATTCTGACGTCACCATAGCTTTAGCCAATCAGAACATCTATCGTCCAATGCCTTTTGATGCAAGCAACACACCAATAATATCTAatcaagaagatgatgaaaccgCAATAGTTGATGATCTTCAAAGACTCGTTAACTACAGCCAAATATCTGGTGGAG CGACTACAGCAGCGTTAACGCCTCAAACGCAGGCGACGTTAGCGATGAACACGATCCCTGCAGGGACGATTCCAAACAATGCTTTGTGGGAGATGTGGAATCCACTAGTACCTGATGGAAACAAAGATCATTATACTAATATTCCTTATAGATAA
- the LOC106396214 gene encoding NAC domain-containing protein 35 isoform X1: MAIVPSTTSIITMMSNQVNNNNEKGIEEDAHRGGHESRLQNDDEADDHDQDMVMPGFRFHPTEEELIEFYLRRKVEGKRFNVELITFLDLYRYDPWELPAMAAIGEKEWYFYVPRDRKYRNGDRPNRVTTSGYWKATGADRMIRSETYRPIGLKKTLVFYSGKAPKGTRSSWIMNEYRLPHHETEKYQKAETSLCRVYKRPGVEDHPSLPRSTSTRLHNHNSSSSSRLAVRQQQQHLPSSSNHSDNNLNNNNLDKLSTEYSGDGSTITTTNSNSDVTIALANQNIYRPMPFDASNTPIISNQEDDETAIVDDLQRLVNYSQISGGGNINHQYYQIAQQFHNQQLLKANALQSVTAATTAALTPQTQATLAMNTIPAGTIPNNALWEMWNPLVPDGNKDHYTNIPYR, encoded by the exons atGGCAATTGTACCATCCACAACAAGCATCATCACCATGATGAGTAACCAAGTCAACAACAACAATGAAAAAGGTATAGAAGAAGATGCTCACAGAGGCGGCCACGAGAGTCGTCTTCaaaatgatgatgaagctgatgatcaTGATCAAGACATGGTTATGCCTGGATTCCGATTCCATCCCACCGAAGAAGAACTCATAGAGTTTTATCTTCGCCGTAAAGTTGAAGGCAAACGCTTCAATGTAGAGCTCATCACGTTCCTAGATCTTTATCGCTATGATCCTTGGGAACTTCCGG CTATGGCGGCTATAGGAGAGAAAGAGTGGTATTTCTATGTGCCAAGAGATCGGAAGTATAGAAATGGAGATAGACCAAACCGAGTAACGACTTCGGGGTATTGGAAAGCTACTGGAGCTGATCGGATGATCAGATCAGAGACTTATCGGCCGATCGGattaaagaaaaccctagttttctACTCCGGTAAAGCTCCTAAAGGCACTCGTAGCAGTTGGATTATGAATGAGTATCGCCTCCCTCACCACGAAACTGAGAAATATCAAAAG gctgAAACATCATTATGCCGAGTGTACAAAAGGCCAGGAGTGGAAGATCATCCATCCTTGCCACGTTCTACATCCACAAGACTGCATAACCAtaactcatcatcatcatcccgCTTGGCCGtgagacaacaacaacaacaccttCCTTCCTCTTCTAATCATTCCGACAACAATCTTAACAACAACAATCTCGACAAGCTCTCAACCGAATATTCCGGCGACGGTAGCACCATAACCACTACAAACAGTAATTCTGACGTCACCATAGCTTTAGCCAATCAGAACATCTATCGTCCAATGCCTTTTGATGCAAGCAACACACCAATAATATCTAatcaagaagatgatgaaaccgCAATAGTTGATGATCTTCAAAGACTCGTTAACTACAGCCAAATATCTGGTGGAGGTAACATCAATCACCAATACTATCAAATTGCTCAACAGTTTCATAATCAACAACTACTAAAAGCAAATGCGTTGCAATCGGTGACGGCAGCGACTACAGCAGCGTTAACGCCTCAAACGCAGGCGACGTTAGCGATGAACACGATCCCTGCAGGGACGATTCCAAACAATGCTTTGTGGGAGATGTGGAATCCACTAGTACCTGATGGAAACAAAGATCATTATACTAATATTCCTTATAGATAA